A genomic segment from Spinacia oleracea cultivar Varoflay chromosome 3, BTI_SOV_V1, whole genome shotgun sequence encodes:
- the LOC110779536 gene encoding RING-H2 finger protein ATL22-like, with protein sequence MKKSIKLIIFHLIYLYFLCKPKMINSIACCKTMKCKGIDIKFPFWLKHRQPKSCGFQGFDLYCDDKLGPLLELPKTGNFTVKEIYHRSYSRHVELSDPNGCLPQKLFSLDLDKTPFRVSQTKEFSVYNCSVEAVDELFSGSDKIDCLSGSNYSIVIPNSIISYTFGFSSHCKLMKVVPLPANGFVNSYFPILSSLHLTWDDEQMCKLPDRSWVTPVAIVSCLILICGCCFWFARMSRGNNEQPTISTTHSNHAVSHGQTSTPSDVPGLDQITISSYPVVVIGKSRRLIKSGDDKCSICLSDYIPGDTLKILPDCLHRFHVDCIDLWLSNRATCPVCRTTPPHNS encoded by the exons ATGAAAAAATCCATCAAACTAATCATATTTCATCTCATCTACCTCTATTTCCTATGTAAACCAAAGATGATCAACAGTATCGCTTGCTGCAAAACCATGAAATGCAAAGGCATCGACATCAAATTTCCTTTCTGGTTAAAACATCGACAACCCAAGTCTTGTGGCTTCCAAGGATTCGATCTATATTGCGATGACAAGCTAGGTCCCCTCCTCGAGCTTCCGAAAACCGGAAACTTCACCGTAAAAGAGATTTATCACAGATCTTATTCAAGACATGTAGAGCTTTCGGATCCGAATGGTTGTCTTCCACAAAAGTTGTTTTCTCTAGATCTCGATAAAACTCCATTTCGGGTAAGCCAAACCAAGGAATTTTCGGTGTACAACTGCTCTGTCGAGGCTGTTGACGAGTTGTTTTCCGGCAGTGATAAAATTGATTGCTTAAGTGGTTCAAATTATTCGATAGTAATTCCAAACTCAATAATTAGTTACACCTTTGGTTTCAGTAGTCATTGCAAGTTAATGAAGGTTGTTCCTTTACCAGCAAACGGCTTCGTTAACTCCTATTTCCCAATACTATCGAGTCTTCACCTCACTTGGGATGATGAGCAAATGTGTAAGCTACCTG ACCGTAGCTGGGTAACACCAGTAGCAATAGTTTCCTGTTTGATTCTAATTTGCGGTTGCTGCTTTTGGTTCGCTCGGATGTCAAGAGGAAACAACGAACAACCAACTATTAGTACAACACATTCAAATCACGCCGTCTCCCATGGACAAACTAGTACACCGTCAGATGTCCCTGGACTCGATCAAATCACGATAAGCTCATATCCAGTGGTGGTTATTGGCAAGAGCAGGCGTCTGATCAAATCAGGCGATGACAAGTGCTCTATATGCTTGTCGGATTACATCCCCGGCGACACCCTTAAAATATTGCCGGATTGTCTTCATCGCTTTCATGTTGATTGTATTGATTTATGGCTATCTAATAGAGCTACTTGCCCTGTTTGTAGAACAACCCCCCCTCACAACTCTTAA